In a single window of the Anabas testudineus chromosome 17, fAnaTes1.2, whole genome shotgun sequence genome:
- the kiss1ra gene encoding KISS1 receptor a: MYSSEELWNSTEQLWINGSEANFSRRVDDEEEGGDQHPFLTDAWLVPLFFSLIMLVGLVGNSLVIYVISKHRQMRTATNFYIANLAATDIIFLVCCVPFTATLYPLPGWIFGNFMCKFVAFLQQVTVQATCITLTAMSGDRCYVTVYPLKSLRHRTPRVAMIVSICIWIGSFILSTPILMYQRIEEGYWYGPRQYCMERFPSKTHERAFILYQFIAAYLLPVLTISFCYTLMVKRVGQPTVEPVDNNYQVNLLSERTISIRSKVSKMVVVIVLLFAICWGPIQIFVLFQSFYPNYRPNYATYKIKTWANCMSYANSSVNPIVYGFMGANFQKSFRKTFPFLFKHKVRDSSMASRTANAEIKFVAAEEGNNNIGVN; encoded by the exons ATGTACTCCTCTGAGGAGCTGTGGAACTCCACTGAGCAGCTCTGGATAAACGGCTCTGAAGCAAACTTCTCTCGACGTGTGgacgatgaggaggagggaggagatcAGCATCCTTTCCTCACAGATGCCTGGCTGGtccccctcttcttctccctcatCATGCTTGTCGGACTGGTCGGCAATTCCCTGGTTATTTATGTCATTTCTAAACACAGGCAGATGAGGACGGCAACCAACTTCTACATAG CGAACCTGGCTGCCACTGACATCATCTTTTTGGTGTGCTGCGTCCCCTTCACTGCCACCCTCTATCCTCTCCCTGGATGGATCTTTGGCAATTTTATGTGCAAATTTGTTGCCTTTCTGCAGCAG GTGACGGTCCAAGCCACCTGTATCACTCTGACTGCTATGAGTGGGGACCGCTGCTATGTCACAGTCTACCCTCTGAAATCTCTTCGCCATCGCACCCCGAGAGTAGCCATGATTGTCAGCATCTGCATTTGGATCG GCTCTTTCATCTTATCAACCCCGATTTTAATGTACCAACGCATAGAGGAGGGTTACTGGTATGGCCCGAGGCAATACTGCATGGAGAGATTCCCCTCTAAAACACATGAGAGGGCTTTCATCCTCTATCAGTTTATCGCTGCCTACCTGCTGCCTGTCCTCACGATCTCCTTCTGCTACACTCTCATGGTGAAGAGGGTGGGCCAGCCCACTGTAGAACCCGTAGACAACAACTATCAG GTCAACCTCCTGTCTGAGAGAACTATAAGTATCAGGAGTAAAGTCTCTaagatggtggtggtgattgTTCTGCTCTTCGCCATCTGTTGGGGTCCCATCCAGATCTTTGTCCTTTTCCAATCGTTCTATCCAAACTACCGGCCAAACTACGCCACATATAAGATCAAAACTTGGGCCAACTGCATGTCTTATGCCAACTCCTCAGTCAACCCCATCGTTTATGGTTTCATGGGAGCCAACTTCCAAAAGTCCTTCAGGAAGACTTTCCCCTTCCTGTTCAAGCACAAGGTCAGGGACAGCAGCATGGCTTCAAGGACTGCCAACGCTGAGATCAAGTTTGTTGCTGCAGAGGAAGGCAACAATAATATTGGAGTAAATTGA